CCCCCACCACTATGACGTCGTAATCGGTCTTCATGCCTTGACCTCCAGTTTCAGGGCGCCGACCGGGCAGGTCTTTACGCACAACCCGCAGCGGTTGCATTGGTCATTGAACGTGAGGACGACGTCGTTGAGATATATGGCGTTCTGGGGGCAGGTGCCGACGCAGGCGCCGCAATGCATGCACTTATCGATGTTGACTTTCATGTTAT
The DNA window shown above is from Methanomassiliicoccales archaeon and carries:
- a CDS encoding 4Fe-4S binding protein; translated protein: MKVNIDKCMHCGACVGTCPQNAIYLNDVVLTFNDQCNRCGLCVKTCPVGALKLEVKA